One window of Robiginitalea biformata HTCC2501 genomic DNA carries:
- a CDS encoding S9 family peptidase produces MRFRTGFLLLWLLATPALQAQKKQITLEDIWGGTFRTEGLEALRSTKDGQHYTVLNQDRDRQVAAIDKYDYRTRQQVGTLLRTDPARGIPYFTGYTFSEDENKVLIATQVEPIYRRSRLGVYYVYDLQQEQLTQISERKIQEPTLSPDGSKVAYVDQNNLYVLHLESGELLQVTEDGQPNAIINGVTDWVYEEEFAFVRAFEWNARGDKLAYLRFDERDVPEFSMDVYGSDLYPFPHQFKYPKAGEANAVVSLHIHDLDSGQTRDVDLGEAYYIPRLQWMHHPDHLSVQTLNRHQNRLRLHRVDAASLETTLLLEETDAAYVDVTDNLTFLPDDRFIWTSEKDGYNHIYLHDTDGAELRQLTSGPWEVTAYYGYDADEGRIYFQSTAEGSILRDIYSVSDRGRGLKRLSQGTGTHQATFSADFSYFIDSFSNVDTPSVYTLHDASDGEQLAELQNNRELLGRLEGFEMAPKEFGTLEVNGYELNMYMIRPADFDPEKKYPLFMFQYSGPGSQQVANRWHGSNDYWHQMLASEGYIIACVDGRGTGLKGRDFKKITQKELGKYEVEDQIAAAKLLSERPYIDPDRTGIWGWSYGGFMSSNCILKGNETFELAIAVAPVTSWRFYDTIYTERYMQTPQENPGGYDENSPLFFADRLKGDYLLVHGSADDNVHVQNTMRMIEALVQANKPFEWAIYPDKNHGIYGGNTRLHLYNKMTRFVLENL; encoded by the coding sequence ATGAGATTCCGAACCGGGTTTTTACTGCTTTGGCTCTTGGCGACTCCCGCATTGCAGGCGCAGAAAAAACAAATTACCCTTGAGGACATTTGGGGAGGCACCTTCCGTACAGAGGGCCTTGAAGCGCTCCGCTCCACAAAGGACGGGCAGCACTATACCGTATTGAACCAGGACAGGGACCGGCAGGTGGCTGCCATCGACAAATACGATTACCGCACCCGCCAGCAGGTGGGCACGCTGCTCCGCACGGATCCGGCCCGGGGAATCCCGTATTTTACCGGCTACACCTTCAGTGAGGACGAAAACAAGGTGCTGATTGCCACCCAGGTGGAACCCATCTACCGGCGCTCGCGCCTGGGGGTCTACTACGTCTACGACCTGCAACAGGAACAGCTCACGCAAATCTCGGAGAGGAAAATCCAGGAACCCACCCTTTCGCCGGACGGCAGCAAGGTGGCCTACGTGGACCAAAACAACCTGTATGTCCTGCACCTGGAGTCCGGGGAATTGCTGCAGGTAACCGAAGACGGGCAGCCGAATGCCATCATCAACGGGGTCACCGATTGGGTCTACGAAGAGGAGTTTGCCTTTGTCCGCGCTTTTGAGTGGAATGCGCGGGGCGATAAACTCGCCTACCTCCGGTTTGACGAACGGGACGTCCCCGAATTTTCCATGGACGTGTACGGGAGCGACCTGTACCCGTTCCCGCATCAATTCAAATACCCGAAAGCCGGGGAGGCCAACGCAGTGGTGAGCCTGCATATCCACGACCTGGATTCCGGGCAGACCCGGGACGTGGACCTGGGAGAAGCCTACTACATCCCGAGGCTCCAGTGGATGCACCACCCGGACCACCTGAGCGTACAGACCCTGAACCGCCACCAAAACCGGTTGCGCCTGCATCGCGTGGATGCCGCCAGCCTGGAAACCACCCTGCTGCTGGAGGAGACCGATGCGGCCTACGTGGACGTGACCGACAACCTGACCTTCCTCCCGGACGACCGCTTTATCTGGACCAGCGAAAAGGACGGCTATAACCATATTTACCTGCACGATACGGACGGTGCGGAACTCCGGCAACTCACCAGCGGCCCCTGGGAAGTGACGGCCTACTACGGCTACGACGCGGACGAGGGGCGGATTTACTTCCAGTCCACCGCCGAGGGGTCCATCCTCCGGGATATCTACAGCGTTTCCGATCGGGGCCGGGGCCTGAAAAGGCTCAGCCAGGGCACCGGGACGCACCAGGCCACCTTCAGTGCCGACTTCAGTTATTTCATCGACTCGTTCAGCAATGTGGATACCCCGTCGGTGTATACGCTGCACGACGCTTCGGACGGGGAGCAGCTTGCCGAGCTGCAGAACAACCGGGAGCTCCTGGGCCGCCTGGAAGGGTTTGAAATGGCGCCAAAGGAATTCGGCACCCTCGAGGTCAACGGCTACGAACTCAATATGTATATGATCCGGCCGGCAGACTTTGACCCGGAAAAAAAATACCCGCTTTTCATGTTCCAGTACAGCGGCCCGGGCTCCCAGCAGGTGGCCAACCGCTGGCACGGGAGCAACGACTACTGGCACCAGATGCTCGCGTCCGAAGGGTATATTATCGCTTGTGTGGACGGGCGGGGTACCGGCCTCAAGGGGCGGGACTTCAAAAAAATCACCCAGAAGGAACTCGGGAAGTACGAGGTGGAAGACCAGATTGCCGCGGCAAAGTTGCTGAGCGAGCGGCCATACATCGACCCGGACCGTACGGGGATCTGGGGATGGAGTTACGGCGGGTTTATGTCTTCCAACTGTATCCTGAAGGGCAACGAGACCTTTGAACTGGCCATCGCCGTGGCCCCGGTAACCAGCTGGCGGTTCTACGACACCATCTATACGGAGCGCTACATGCAGACCCCCCAGGAGAACCCGGGCGGGTATGACGAGAATTCCCCCCTGTTTTTTGCAGACCGGCTGAAGGGGGACTACCTGTTGGTGCACGGTTCGGCCGACGACAACGTACACGTGCAGAATACGATGCGTATGATCGAGGCGCTGGTCCAGGCGAACAAGCCATTTGAGTGGGCCATCTATCCGGATAAGAACCACGGGATTTACGGGGGGAATACCCGCCTCCACCTCTATAACAAGATGACTCGATTTGTTTTGGAAAACCTGTAG
- a CDS encoding peptidylprolyl isomerase, whose protein sequence is MAILENIRKRTTVLILIIGMALFAFVVSDVLTRGGFGSDKIGSAVGEVNGEPISIDDFRARMEAAEGSFGPQATSTQIVNSIWDQTVRTAILGQEFEKLGIDIQQDQIMDLIRNNPNFTQNPQFQDANGNFDEDAFRNFITELRVNQPQQYQMWLQTEDALIQAAKEQTYFDLIRAGVGATLKEGELDYRLANDKVDIRYVRVPYTSIPDSTISVSKEEIAAYIKENPSEFKQEAARDLRYVYFEEKASAADETAIEESLRALLEDEEEYREDLDSTVVNPGFLNTDDMLAFLDRNSDTKYDTIYRAKSELPTQWADTLMALETGETFGPYRDGNAFKVSRMMDRKENGSVKASHILISYAGAERANPSVTRTQEEARERAEELLAEARRSGAQFAQLARDNSDGPSAPNGGDLGYFQEGVMTDAFNDFAFGNAVGTVGLVETEFGYHVVKVDDKRDVVRLATLTRAIEPSEETINSLFTEATSLEMAVSDSPETFRSIAEEKGYQVRPVNKVRTMDENLPGLGAQRRIVQWAFNSDTEIGDIRRFDVAGGYAIVQLTGTYKEGTMSVEDASVQVLPKLRKKAKAQQILAANQGKSIEEIASSNAVAISTATALNVKSPTIPGAGREPLVVGIATVMDQGATSDLIEGETGVFKLEVTGKTEAPELDNYAPYANTLRSSLGPRVAAEVYQALRDKAEIEDNRSIYY, encoded by the coding sequence ATGGCGATTTTAGAGAATATCCGCAAGCGCACCACCGTGCTCATCCTGATCATCGGGATGGCCCTGTTTGCCTTTGTCGTATCCGACGTACTGACACGGGGTGGCTTCGGTTCGGATAAAATAGGTTCGGCCGTTGGCGAAGTCAACGGGGAGCCGATATCCATAGACGATTTTCGCGCCCGGATGGAAGCGGCCGAAGGCAGTTTTGGCCCCCAGGCTACCTCCACCCAGATCGTGAATTCTATCTGGGACCAGACGGTTCGCACGGCAATCCTCGGGCAGGAATTTGAAAAACTCGGGATCGATATCCAGCAGGACCAGATCATGGACCTGATTCGGAATAACCCGAATTTTACGCAGAACCCGCAGTTCCAGGATGCAAACGGCAACTTTGACGAGGACGCCTTCCGGAATTTTATCACCGAACTGCGCGTCAACCAGCCCCAGCAATACCAAATGTGGCTCCAGACCGAAGACGCGCTTATCCAGGCAGCCAAGGAACAGACCTATTTTGACCTGATCCGGGCCGGGGTGGGGGCAACCCTCAAGGAAGGGGAGCTCGATTACCGCCTGGCCAATGACAAGGTGGATATCCGCTATGTCCGCGTTCCCTATACATCCATCCCGGACAGTACGATCTCCGTATCCAAGGAGGAGATCGCGGCCTATATTAAGGAAAACCCGAGCGAATTCAAGCAGGAAGCCGCCCGCGATTTGCGCTATGTGTATTTTGAGGAAAAAGCGAGTGCCGCGGACGAAACAGCCATTGAGGAATCCCTTCGCGCCCTGTTGGAAGACGAGGAAGAATACCGGGAGGACCTGGATTCTACCGTGGTCAACCCGGGCTTTTTGAATACCGATGACATGCTGGCCTTCCTGGATCGGAATTCGGACACCAAATACGACACTATTTATCGGGCGAAATCCGAACTGCCTACTCAATGGGCGGACACCCTGATGGCCCTGGAAACAGGCGAAACTTTTGGCCCCTACCGCGACGGGAACGCCTTTAAGGTTTCCCGGATGATGGACCGGAAGGAAAACGGCTCCGTGAAGGCGAGTCATATCCTGATTAGCTATGCGGGCGCCGAACGCGCCAACCCTTCGGTTACCCGTACCCAGGAGGAGGCCCGGGAACGCGCCGAGGAGCTCCTGGCAGAAGCCCGCCGTTCCGGCGCGCAGTTTGCCCAGCTGGCCCGCGACAACTCGGATGGGCCCTCCGCACCGAATGGCGGGGACCTGGGGTACTTCCAGGAAGGGGTCATGACCGACGCCTTCAACGATTTTGCCTTCGGGAACGCCGTAGGTACTGTTGGCCTGGTGGAAACCGAATTCGGCTATCACGTGGTTAAAGTGGACGACAAGCGGGACGTAGTCCGCCTGGCAACCCTTACCCGTGCTATTGAGCCGTCGGAAGAAACGATCAATTCGCTGTTCACCGAGGCGACGAGCCTGGAAATGGCCGTAAGCGATAGCCCGGAAACCTTCCGCAGCATCGCCGAGGAAAAAGGCTACCAGGTGCGCCCGGTAAACAAAGTGCGGACCATGGATGAGAACCTGCCCGGGTTGGGCGCCCAGCGCCGGATTGTGCAGTGGGCCTTCAACAGCGATACGGAAATCGGTGATATCCGCCGCTTCGACGTAGCCGGCGGTTATGCCATCGTCCAGCTGACCGGCACGTACAAGGAGGGAACGATGAGCGTGGAGGATGCCTCCGTTCAGGTACTCCCCAAACTCCGCAAGAAGGCGAAAGCCCAACAGATCCTCGCCGCGAACCAGGGAAAAAGCATCGAGGAGATCGCCTCGTCGAATGCGGTTGCCATTTCCACGGCCACTGCACTGAACGTGAAATCGCCCACCATTCCGGGTGCGGGCCGCGAACCCCTGGTAGTGGGGATCGCTACGGTCATGGACCAGGGCGCCACTTCCGATTTGATCGAAGGGGAAACCGGGGTGTTTAAACTGGAGGTGACCGGAAAGACGGAAGCCCCGGAGCTCGACAACTACGCGCCCTATGCGAACACGCTGCGCAGCAGCCTCGGGCCGCGGGTAGCCGCGGAGGTCTACCAGGCCCTTCGCGATAAGGCGGAAATCGAGGACAACCGGTCTATTTACTACTAG
- a CDS encoding hydroxymethylglutaryl-CoA reductase, degradative — translation MTDPVQGFSRFTKEEKIRWIARRYTARPEATEDLLQSYWHADPALQQLHDEFIENTLSNFYLPLGVAPNFNINGKLYAIPMAIEESSVVAAASKSAKFWGSRGGFKTQVLGTRKVGQVHFRYNGDPNTLKAFIESAMPALMQESEGLTRNMERRGGGIHAIALRDKRQELPGYYQLHCEFETRDAMGANFINSCLEQFATTLEKEARTYPGFKGEEAPLEILMSILSNYVPDCRVRATVSCPVADLGQDNGMDGETFARRMIQAVKIAEADPFRAVTHNKGIMNGIDAVVIATGNDFRAVEAGVHAYACRSGKYRSLSHADISEGEFRFWLEVPLALGTVGGLTKLHPMVRLALEILGNPTAPELMEITATAGLAQNYGALSSLVTVGIQRGHMKMHLLNILNEQGASPEEKDLLIDYFKTHTVSHSAVTERLKKLRNPG, via the coding sequence ATGACCGATCCCGTACAAGGATTCTCCCGGTTTACCAAAGAAGAAAAAATCCGCTGGATTGCCCGGCGGTATACGGCCCGCCCGGAAGCCACCGAAGACCTGCTCCAATCGTACTGGCATGCCGACCCGGCGCTCCAGCAACTCCACGACGAGTTTATCGAAAATACCCTGAGTAATTTTTACCTGCCCCTGGGGGTAGCGCCGAACTTTAACATCAATGGAAAGCTGTACGCCATCCCGATGGCCATCGAGGAGAGCTCCGTGGTAGCTGCGGCCAGTAAGTCGGCGAAATTCTGGGGCAGCCGGGGCGGGTTTAAGACCCAAGTCCTGGGCACGCGGAAAGTCGGGCAGGTGCACTTTCGGTATAACGGGGACCCGAATACCCTGAAGGCTTTTATCGAGTCGGCCATGCCCGCCCTGATGCAGGAATCCGAAGGGCTGACCCGCAACATGGAACGGCGCGGGGGCGGGATACACGCCATTGCCCTCCGGGACAAACGCCAGGAACTCCCGGGCTACTATCAATTGCACTGTGAATTTGAGACCCGGGATGCCATGGGGGCCAATTTCATCAATTCCTGCCTGGAACAATTTGCAACTACCCTGGAAAAAGAGGCCCGGACGTATCCCGGCTTCAAAGGGGAGGAGGCCCCTCTGGAAATCCTGATGAGTATCCTCTCCAACTACGTCCCGGACTGCCGGGTGCGGGCAACGGTGAGCTGCCCGGTGGCCGACCTGGGTCAGGACAACGGGATGGACGGGGAGACCTTTGCCCGCCGGATGATCCAGGCCGTCAAAATCGCCGAGGCCGACCCGTTCCGGGCCGTGACCCACAACAAAGGGATTATGAACGGCATCGATGCCGTGGTAATTGCCACGGGGAACGACTTCCGCGCCGTGGAAGCCGGGGTGCATGCCTATGCGTGCCGCAGTGGCAAATACCGGAGCCTGAGCCATGCGGATATTTCGGAGGGGGAATTCCGGTTCTGGCTGGAAGTGCCCCTGGCCCTGGGAACTGTGGGCGGCCTCACCAAACTCCACCCCATGGTCCGCCTGGCCCTGGAAATCCTCGGCAACCCCACGGCGCCCGAGCTCATGGAGATCACCGCCACGGCCGGCCTGGCACAGAATTACGGGGCGCTCAGCTCCCTGGTTACGGTGGGCATCCAGCGCGGACATATGAAAATGCACCTGTTGAATATCCTGAACGAACAAGGGGCGAGCCCGGAGGAAAAAGACCTGCTGATCGATTACTTTAAAACGCATACGGTGAGCCACAGCGCGGTTACCGAACGCCTGAAAAAATTGCGCAACCCCGGATGA
- a CDS encoding peptide MFS transporter gives METRAEFMEEKQLFGHPKGLFYLFFAELWERFSFYGMRALLTLYMVNVIFEALAERDYAAAAVYSSYGSLVYASTVIGGRISDTILGMRRSIFLGGILMALGHFVLAVEHNVAFYLALALIVVGNGFFKPNISTFVGSLYKDGDPRKDSGFVIFYMGINIGGFVAPLLCGWLGREFGWHYGFGLAGIGMLTGLIFFWSGIRNNVFGDKGRAPNPAALEKRLIGLPQKTMVPLIAALSAPVVAMLLAFYRPLGEAGTLLEDQNIVNIIFKGIAIFILGYLGLIMYRATLDERKKLFMAVLITLFMTIFWGFHELSGSVITLFADRNVNLSVIDAAQTNALNSMWIIILSIPISMLFTWLSKRNLNPRTPYKFGLGLAFAGISFYILALSGGSADENGMVPFSYLLIMYFLISVGELFMSPVGLSKITDLSPKRIVAFMMGVWFLSSAFAFQVVGFIGKQLAIESDDPDVRGLETLDVYTGGFELIAMYALGAAAIVLVTAPLMKRLMGNVH, from the coding sequence ATGGAAACACGCGCCGAATTCATGGAAGAGAAGCAGCTCTTCGGACACCCCAAGGGCCTATTTTACCTCTTCTTCGCCGAACTTTGGGAACGCTTCAGTTTTTACGGGATGCGCGCCCTGCTCACCCTGTATATGGTCAACGTCATTTTCGAAGCGCTGGCCGAGAGGGACTACGCGGCGGCGGCCGTTTATTCCAGCTACGGATCGCTGGTGTACGCCTCCACGGTCATCGGCGGGCGGATTTCCGATACGATCCTCGGGATGCGACGCTCCATATTCCTGGGGGGTATCCTGATGGCCCTCGGGCATTTTGTACTCGCGGTGGAACACAATGTTGCCTTTTACCTGGCGCTGGCCCTGATCGTCGTGGGGAACGGGTTTTTTAAGCCGAATATTTCCACCTTCGTCGGCTCGCTCTACAAGGACGGGGACCCGCGGAAGGACTCCGGCTTTGTCATTTTTTATATGGGGATCAACATCGGCGGCTTCGTTGCCCCGCTGCTCTGCGGTTGGCTGGGCAGGGAGTTCGGCTGGCACTACGGCTTCGGCCTGGCCGGGATCGGGATGTTGACGGGCCTGATCTTTTTCTGGAGCGGGATCCGGAATAACGTCTTCGGGGACAAGGGGCGCGCCCCGAACCCGGCGGCGCTGGAGAAACGCCTGATTGGCCTGCCCCAGAAAACGATGGTGCCTCTGATCGCAGCCCTCTCGGCCCCGGTCGTGGCCATGTTGCTGGCATTTTACCGGCCCCTTGGGGAGGCGGGGACCCTGCTGGAAGACCAGAACATCGTAAATATCATCTTCAAGGGCATCGCCATTTTTATCCTCGGTTACCTGGGGCTGATCATGTACCGGGCCACCCTGGATGAGCGCAAAAAATTGTTTATGGCCGTGCTGATCACCTTGTTCATGACCATCTTCTGGGGGTTCCATGAGCTCTCCGGCAGCGTGATTACGTTATTCGCGGATCGGAATGTCAACCTATCGGTCATCGACGCGGCCCAGACAAACGCCCTGAATTCCATGTGGATCATTATCCTGTCCATCCCCATATCCATGCTGTTTACCTGGCTGTCCAAACGGAACCTGAATCCGCGGACGCCCTATAAATTCGGTCTCGGCCTCGCCTTTGCCGGAATCAGTTTTTACATCCTGGCCCTGAGCGGGGGCAGTGCGGACGAAAACGGGATGGTGCCCTTTTCCTACCTGCTGATCATGTACTTCCTGATCTCGGTAGGGGAGCTCTTTATGTCGCCCGTAGGCCTATCCAAGATCACCGACCTCTCCCCCAAGCGCATCGTGGCCTTTATGATGGGGGTCTGGTTCCTCTCCTCGGCGTTTGCCTTCCAGGTAGTGGGCTTTATCGGGAAACAACTCGCCATCGAAAGCGACGACCCGGATGTCCGCGGATTGGAAACCCTGGATGTTTACACCGGCGGCTTTGAGCTGATTGCCATGTATGCCCTGGGGGCTGCAGCTATCGTCCTGGTAACCGCCCCGCTGATGAAGCGGTTGATGGGGAACGTCCACTAG
- a CDS encoding GYDIA family GHMP kinase produces MKTDYLAHGKLLLSGEYAVLDGALALAVPTGPGQRLSIRDGERGALQWIGREMDGSVWLEVRFTRDEILKPLAPKDFPSDPRERLLYLLQAAGALQPGFLNRLAGCRVETHLEFPREWGLGTSSTLVANIAAWSGADPYDLLAKTFGGSGYDIACAAADGPIFYRQMPGGRLVEPAAFHPPFAGQLKFIYLNQKQDSREGIRRYREQGKPPSSELEEVSRLAAAMASAGDLEDFRRAVDRHEELVSGWLGLRPVGERLFPDFDGSVKSLGAWGGDFILAAGGSSPETYFRARGYETCLGYAQLVRT; encoded by the coding sequence ATGAAAACCGACTACCTGGCCCACGGGAAATTGTTGTTGTCCGGCGAATACGCTGTCCTGGACGGCGCACTGGCCCTGGCAGTACCCACCGGGCCCGGGCAGCGGCTCAGCATACGTGACGGGGAGCGGGGCGCCCTCCAATGGATTGGCCGGGAGATGGATGGATCCGTTTGGCTGGAAGTGCGCTTTACGCGGGATGAAATCCTGAAACCCCTGGCCCCAAAGGACTTCCCTTCCGACCCCCGGGAACGCCTGTTGTATTTGCTGCAGGCAGCCGGGGCGCTGCAACCCGGTTTTTTAAACCGACTGGCGGGGTGCCGGGTGGAGACGCACCTGGAATTCCCCAGGGAGTGGGGCCTTGGCACTTCTTCTACCCTGGTTGCAAACATCGCTGCATGGTCCGGGGCCGACCCCTATGACCTGCTGGCAAAAACCTTCGGGGGCAGCGGGTATGACATAGCCTGTGCCGCTGCGGACGGACCGATTTTTTACCGGCAGATGCCCGGGGGGCGGTTGGTGGAACCCGCTGCATTTCACCCCCCCTTTGCCGGGCAATTGAAGTTTATCTACCTGAACCAGAAACAGGATAGCCGGGAAGGCATCCGCCGCTATCGGGAACAGGGAAAACCGCCCTCATCCGAATTGGAAGAGGTGTCCCGCCTGGCCGCGGCGATGGCCTCGGCCGGGGACCTGGAAGACTTCCGCCGTGCCGTGGACCGGCATGAGGAATTGGTATCCGGTTGGCTGGGGCTTCGCCCGGTGGGGGAACGCCTTTTCCCGGATTTTGACGGAAGTGTGAAGAGCCTGGGGGCCTGGGGCGGGGATTTTATCCTGGCCGCCGGGGGGTCATCGCCCGAAACTTATTTCCGGGCCAGGGGCTACGAAACCTGCCTGGGATACGCCCAATTGGTACGCACATAA
- a CDS encoding hemolysin family protein: MIAIIVISLICSAFFSGMEIAFVSANRIHIEIEKKQQGLLAGVLSRLTAKPSKFITTMLIGNNIALVVYAYYMGELLMGWFGQLLPADNAFLQALLTDFALITQTVISTLIILVTAEFLPKVLFQIYSNSLLKLLAVPAYFFYILFWLLSEGVMFISDVILKLLFRSDGDEVQMSFTKLELGDYITEQMETVEEEDEVDSEIQIFQNALEFSEVKAREVMVPRTEITAVELHESPKNVTKLFTETGYSKILVFKDTIDNIIGYIHSYELFKRPKTIKSILLPVEFVPETMLIQNILNVLTKKRKSMAVVLDEYGGTSGILTVEDIIEELFGEIEDEHDSTDLLEEVLGDKQYKFSARHEVGYLNEQYKLELPESDEYGTLGGMILNETGEIPKKDSEIRLGRFVFRILEVSNNKIDLVTLEVLDAD; this comes from the coding sequence ATGATAGCCATCATCGTCATTTCGCTTATTTGCTCGGCCTTTTTCTCGGGGATGGAGATCGCCTTTGTGTCGGCCAACCGCATCCATATCGAGATAGAGAAAAAGCAGCAGGGGCTGTTGGCGGGGGTCTTGTCGCGGCTCACTGCCAAGCCTTCCAAGTTTATCACCACGATGCTTATCGGGAACAACATCGCCCTGGTGGTGTACGCCTATTATATGGGGGAGTTGCTCATGGGCTGGTTCGGGCAGCTGCTCCCCGCGGACAATGCATTTTTGCAGGCGCTGCTCACCGATTTTGCCCTGATTACCCAGACGGTGATCTCCACGCTGATCATCCTGGTGACCGCCGAATTCCTGCCCAAGGTCCTCTTTCAGATCTACTCGAATTCCCTGCTGAAGCTGCTGGCCGTCCCGGCTTATTTTTTCTATATCCTGTTCTGGCTGCTGTCCGAGGGGGTTATGTTTATATCGGATGTCATCCTCAAGTTGCTGTTCCGGTCGGACGGGGACGAGGTGCAGATGTCGTTCACGAAGCTCGAACTCGGGGACTACATTACCGAGCAGATGGAGACCGTGGAGGAAGAAGACGAGGTGGATTCCGAGATCCAGATCTTCCAGAACGCCCTGGAATTTTCTGAGGTAAAGGCGCGGGAGGTGATGGTGCCCCGGACAGAAATCACCGCCGTGGAACTGCACGAAAGCCCCAAAAACGTCACAAAACTGTTTACCGAAACCGGGTATTCCAAAATCCTGGTCTTCAAGGATACCATCGACAACATCATCGGCTACATCCATTCCTACGAGCTGTTTAAAAGGCCCAAGACCATCAAGAGCATCCTGTTGCCAGTGGAATTCGTACCCGAAACGATGCTTATCCAGAATATCCTGAACGTCCTCACCAAGAAGCGCAAGAGCATGGCGGTGGTCCTGGACGAATACGGCGGCACCTCGGGGATCCTGACCGTGGAGGACATTATCGAGGAACTGTTCGGGGAAATCGAGGACGAACACGATTCCACGGACCTGCTGGAGGAAGTCCTGGGCGACAAGCAGTACAAGTTTTCGGCCCGGCACGAGGTGGGCTACCTCAATGAGCAATACAAACTGGAACTCCCCGAGAGCGACGAATACGGGACCCTGGGGGGGATGATCCTGAACGAAACCGGGGAGATTCCCAAGAAGGATTCCGAGATCCGGCTGGGCCGGTTTGTGTTCCGAATCCTGGAGGTGTCCAACAACAAGATCGACCTGGTGACCCTGGAGGTGCTGGATGCGGATTGA
- the lptC gene encoding LPS export ABC transporter periplasmic protein LptC, translated as MKPNISGLMYIAMAFAVAMFVMACEDRYKRVGDEAAEPVYPQGVSHDFSLTYTEAPEGMSNQDTSATRVIAVLRSPLSEDFTNLQFQYRTFPEGLRVEHYDEQGRLSTIEADYAIIYAQTNVFDLQGHVVMETHDGKRLEADQLFWDRNNDWIFTEGRFTLTNPEEGTLLNGTGMDFNRDFSYFNAHQTGGQMEVPEEEDPS; from the coding sequence ATGAAACCGAACATATCCGGTTTGATGTACATTGCCATGGCTTTTGCCGTGGCAATGTTCGTTATGGCCTGCGAAGACCGGTATAAGCGCGTCGGGGACGAGGCGGCGGAGCCCGTCTACCCCCAGGGCGTATCCCACGACTTTTCGCTTACCTATACGGAAGCCCCGGAAGGCATGTCCAACCAGGATACCAGTGCCACCCGGGTTATTGCCGTTTTGCGAAGCCCCTTAAGCGAGGATTTCACCAACCTGCAATTCCAGTACCGCACCTTCCCGGAAGGGTTGCGGGTGGAGCATTACGACGAGCAGGGCCGGCTCAGCACCATCGAGGCGGATTACGCCATCATCTATGCCCAGACGAATGTTTTTGACCTGCAGGGGCACGTGGTGATGGAGACCCACGACGGGAAGCGCCTGGAGGCCGACCAGCTTTTCTGGGACCGGAACAACGACTGGATATTTACCGAGGGCCGGTTTACCCTGACCAACCCGGAAGAGGGGACGCTCCTGAACGGGACCGGAATGGACTTTAACCGGGATTTTAGCTATTTTAACGCTCACCAGACCGGCGGCCAGATGGAAGTGCCGGAAGAAGAAGACCCATCATGA